The following coding sequences are from one Formosa haliotis window:
- a CDS encoding tetratricopeptide repeat protein: protein MRRNAIIKFGFWGLFLVSMLTHAQVDFNAKPTDDLGEVDDQFQELFFEALKQKGIENYNRAVEGFQKCIVLKPEESVLYFEMGKSYNKLKNFGAAEEALKKAVKLVPSNEWYLDELYDVYAQQNDYDKAIKTIKQLVKYHPDYKEDLATLYVRTKDYDEAIKVLDELDLEFGISQNRDFLRNQIYDATGQKKEQIEKLEERVDNNPDQESNYLALIYRYSESGDTEKAFETAKKLLEINPESQLVHLALYKFYLDDNQPEKAIESMNIAMKSPQIKPEAKLLVLSDFVKFVGENPQYEEDLVEVSALVGDSNDAKTLVELAQYYLAKGEKEKAIKYFTEALKLEGDNYNITRNIVVLHIDLEQYELALKKASEALVKYPSQPELYLMAGLSLNKTNRYKEAIEQLNMGLDYVIDNPKLESDIYYQIAQSYLGLNQPKEAKRFSDKANNIEIPK, encoded by the coding sequence ATGAGACGTAATGCCATTATAAAATTTGGTTTTTGGGGACTGTTTTTAGTCTCCATGCTTACTCATGCTCAAGTTGATTTTAATGCCAAGCCAACCGATGATTTAGGCGAAGTAGACGATCAATTTCAAGAATTATTTTTTGAAGCACTTAAACAAAAAGGCATAGAAAACTATAACCGTGCTGTAGAAGGATTTCAAAAATGCATTGTTTTAAAGCCGGAAGAATCTGTGCTTTATTTTGAAATGGGTAAAAGCTATAACAAACTCAAAAATTTTGGTGCCGCAGAAGAAGCCTTAAAAAAAGCGGTAAAGTTAGTACCCTCTAACGAGTGGTATTTAGATGAACTTTACGATGTATATGCCCAGCAAAACGACTACGATAAGGCTATAAAAACAATCAAGCAGTTGGTTAAATATCATCCAGATTACAAAGAGGATTTAGCAACTTTATATGTAAGAACCAAAGATTACGACGAGGCGATTAAAGTTTTAGACGAATTGGATTTGGAATTTGGAATCTCTCAAAATCGCGATTTTTTAAGAAATCAGATTTATGATGCCACCGGACAAAAGAAAGAACAAATTGAAAAACTTGAAGAGCGTGTAGATAATAACCCCGATCAGGAATCTAATTACCTCGCTCTAATTTATCGCTATAGCGAAAGTGGAGATACCGAAAAAGCTTTCGAAACTGCGAAAAAATTGTTGGAAATAAATCCAGAATCACAACTCGTGCATTTGGCTTTATATAAGTTTTATTTAGACGATAATCAGCCTGAAAAGGCCATTGAGTCTATGAATATTGCCATGAAAAGTCCTCAAATTAAACCAGAAGCAAAGCTTTTAGTACTTTCAGATTTTGTAAAATTTGTTGGTGAAAATCCGCAGTACGAAGAAGATTTAGTTGAGGTTTCTGCTTTGGTTGGCGATTCTAACGATGCCAAAACACTAGTAGAACTTGCCCAGTATTATCTAGCTAAGGGCGAAAAAGAAAAGGCTATAAAATATTTTACAGAAGCGCTTAAGTTAGAAGGCGATAATTACAATATTACTAGAAACATTGTTGTGCTTCATATCGATTTAGAGCAATATGAATTGGCTCTTAAAAAAGCATCAGAAGCTTTAGTAAAATATCCGTCGCAACCCGAATTATATTTAATGGCAGGTTTGTCTTTAAATAAAACGAATCGTTATAAAGAGGCCATAGAGCAACTTAATATGGGGTTGGATTATGTTATAGATAATCCGAAACTAGAAAGCGATATATACTATCAAATCGCACAGTCTTACCTTGGTTTAAATCAACCAAAGGAGGCTAAACGCTTTTCAGATAAAGCAAATAATATAGAAATTCCAAAGTAA
- a CDS encoding Ig-like domain-containing protein: MKNYLHTPTRFLALCLTVFCCINTVKAQVPSDLMENCNQWKITYPTGEEDKTLCGEANNEFFFVNDDGDAIVFRVPIRSNNGSTPNSDYIRSELRERVETGSSDIYWTTEGTHMIYVKQAITHLPIVKSHLVATQIHGNKADGIDDSMVMRLENSHLFLSFNGGKLRSDVTIKTDYELGTPHEVIFKVVDGKHYCYYAEDGNLLNAYNSGNASQYLVRADGNDYVMDKNYDQSYFKVGNYTQSNPEKEGDATDDPDNYGEVLVYDFAVVHGEGGGTDPVDATGVSFSSSSESLGLGASIQLNATVAPSNATDKAVNYSSSNSSVASVNSSGVVTAISEGNATITVTTNDGGYTDTVAITVVAPSNDTNLALNKSVSGTGSADGDNVVANLVDGDTSSRWSVSGYPQSATIDLGTVLTLGSTELVCYSDRAYQYSISVSDTQNGNYTEVVNRTSNTTAGTISTPISDTFDSIDARFVKITVTGAASYTGSWISLLELRVFAGEGEPSNIDVTSVSLTPSNISLLAGETQQLSATVSPSNASNQDVSYSSSNIFIAAVSANGLVTAVAEGTATITVTTADGSFTDSSTITVTDVPAESTNVALEKSVSFSSEQSSNPGSNLVDGDADSRWSAEFYPSWATVDLGGLYTINSTEVICFSDRAYQYSIEVSTDGNNFTQVVDRSSNTTSGSNSSPIADAFSNIQARYVRITVSGAASYSGDWVSIEELRVFGYASASNPTSRAFSQEEDILSSTTPEQALSIWPNPATHTINISSAKDYHTLTVYDMVGKVVINQAIQSETLDISHLNSGIYMFRISGNNKTISKRVIKK, translated from the coding sequence ATGAAAAATTATTTACACACTCCCACACGCTTTTTGGCGTTATGCCTAACTGTGTTCTGTTGTATTAACACAGTAAAAGCACAAGTACCTTCCGATTTAATGGAAAATTGCAACCAATGGAAAATAACTTATCCAACTGGTGAAGAAGATAAAACCTTATGCGGTGAAGCTAATAACGAATTCTTCTTTGTAAATGACGATGGAGATGCCATCGTATTCCGTGTTCCAATAAGAAGCAACAACGGTTCTACTCCTAATTCTGATTATATCCGTTCCGAACTTAGAGAACGTGTAGAAACTGGAAGTTCTGATATTTATTGGACCACAGAAGGCACTCATATGATTTATGTAAAACAAGCCATTACCCACTTACCTATTGTAAAGTCTCATTTAGTAGCCACTCAAATTCACGGAAATAAAGCAGACGGTATCGATGATTCCATGGTAATGCGTTTAGAAAACTCGCATCTATTTTTATCCTTTAACGGAGGAAAATTAAGAAGCGATGTTACCATTAAAACAGATTATGAATTAGGAACACCTCACGAAGTAATCTTTAAAGTTGTAGATGGTAAGCACTACTGTTACTATGCAGAAGATGGCAATCTTTTAAATGCTTATAATAGTGGTAATGCGTCACAATACTTGGTAAGAGCAGATGGTAACGATTATGTTATGGACAAAAATTACGACCAATCTTACTTTAAAGTTGGAAACTATACACAAAGTAATCCTGAAAAAGAAGGCGATGCTACAGATGATCCAGATAATTATGGCGAAGTTTTAGTTTACGATTTTGCTGTTGTTCATGGCGAAGGTGGCGGAACTGATCCTGTTGATGCTACGGGAGTAAGCTTTTCTTCTAGTTCAGAATCTTTAGGATTAGGTGCGTCTATACAACTAAATGCGACAGTTGCACCAAGCAATGCCACAGATAAAGCGGTAAATTATAGCAGTAGTAATAGCAGTGTAGCTTCGGTAAATTCAAGTGGTGTAGTTACTGCAATTTCTGAAGGAAATGCTACAATAACTGTAACTACAAATGATGGCGGTTATACAGATACAGTAGCTATTACAGTGGTTGCGCCTTCTAACGACACAAATTTAGCACTAAACAAATCTGTTTCAGGAACTGGTTCTGCAGATGGTGATAATGTGGTTGCTAATTTAGTAGATGGAGATACTAGCAGCAGATGGTCGGTATCTGGATACCCACAATCGGCAACTATCGATTTAGGAACAGTATTAACTCTAGGAAGTACAGAACTCGTTTGCTATAGCGATCGTGCATACCAATACAGCATTTCGGTATCTGACACACAAAATGGAAACTATACCGAGGTTGTAAACAGAACTTCTAATACTACTGCAGGAACGATATCGACTCCTATTAGCGATACTTTTGATAGTATCGATGCCAGATTCGTGAAAATTACAGTTACAGGTGCTGCGTCTTATACAGGAAGCTGGATAAGTTTATTAGAGCTAAGAGTGTTTGCTGGAGAAGGAGAACCTTCTAATATTGATGTCACATCGGTTTCATTAACCCCATCAAATATATCTTTATTAGCAGGAGAAACTCAACAACTTTCTGCAACTGTTAGTCCTAGTAATGCTAGCAACCAAGACGTAAGCTATAGTAGTAGTAATATATTTATTGCTGCAGTAAGTGCAAATGGATTGGTTACTGCTGTGGCAGAAGGTACGGCAACCATTACGGTAACTACAGCAGACGGATCGTTCACAGATAGTAGCACTATTACAGTTACAGATGTTCCTGCAGAGTCTACAAATGTTGCTTTAGAAAAATCGGTTTCTTTTTCAAGTGAACAATCTTCTAATCCAGGATCTAATTTAGTTGATGGCGACGCAGATTCAAGATGGTCGGCAGAGTTTTACCCGAGTTGGGCTACTGTAGATTTAGGTGGTTTATATACCATAAACAGTACAGAGGTTATTTGCTTTAGCGATCGTGCCTATCAATATAGTATAGAAGTTTCTACAGATGGAAACAACTTTACCCAAGTGGTAGACAGATCTAGCAATACAACTTCAGGTTCTAACTCTAGTCCTATTGCAGATGCCTTCTCTAATATCCAGGCGCGTTATGTTAGAATTACAGTTTCTGGAGCCGCTAGTTATTCTGGAGATTGGGTGAGTATAGAAGAGCTTAGAGTGTTTGGATACGCAAGTGCTTCTAACCCTACTTCTCGTGCTTTTTCTCAAGAAGAAGATATTTTAAGTAGCACTACACCAGAGCAAGCTTTATCTATTTGGCCAAACCCTGCTACGCATACTATTAATATTAGTAGCGCAAAAGACTACCATACCTTAACCGTTTACGATATGGTAGGAAAGGTTGTAATTAATCAAGCGATTCAAAGTGAAACCCTAGACATCTCTCATCTAAATTCTGGTATTTATATGTTCAGAATTTCTGGGAATAACAAAACAATTAGTAAACGGGTTATAAAAAAATAA
- a CDS encoding sugar phosphate nucleotidyltransferase: MKIIVPMAGRGSRLRPHTLTVPKPLIPVAGQPIVHRLVKDIAKVIDQPIDEVAFILGDPAFFGDDVVDSLTKLANDLGAKASIYRQDKPLGTGHAIMSAKDSLSGPAVVAYADTLIRADFNLDEEADAVIWVKQVDKPEAFGVVKLNERDEIVELVEKPETFVSDLAVIGIYYFKDIAVLKDELQHVLDNNIINGGEYQINDGIKGMMAKGKVFKTGQVDEWMDCGNKAVTVETNAKMLGFLQEDGEEQLVDASVTLNNSKIIEPCYIGKNVVLTDSTVGPNVSIGEACVLENSTVKNTIISTHSTIKNANLDDAMIGNYVEFDGQFKTISIGDYSVLK, encoded by the coding sequence ATGAAAATTATTGTACCAATGGCCGGTCGCGGGTCGCGATTACGTCCACACACATTAACAGTACCAAAACCATTAATTCCAGTTGCTGGGCAACCTATTGTTCATCGTTTGGTAAAAGACATTGCAAAAGTAATAGACCAACCTATAGACGAGGTGGCCTTTATTTTAGGAGACCCTGCATTTTTTGGAGACGATGTGGTAGATAGTTTAACTAAATTGGCAAACGATTTAGGAGCAAAAGCGTCTATTTACCGCCAAGACAAACCATTAGGAACAGGACATGCTATTATGAGTGCTAAAGACTCATTATCTGGTCCTGCAGTTGTTGCTTATGCCGATACCTTAATTCGTGCCGATTTTAATTTAGATGAAGAGGCCGATGCTGTTATTTGGGTAAAGCAAGTCGACAAACCAGAGGCTTTTGGAGTTGTAAAACTTAACGAACGCGACGAAATTGTAGAACTAGTTGAAAAACCTGAAACTTTTGTCAGTGATTTAGCGGTGATTGGAATATACTATTTTAAAGATATCGCCGTTCTAAAAGACGAACTTCAGCATGTGTTAGATAATAACATTATTAATGGCGGAGAATACCAAATTAACGATGGTATTAAAGGCATGATGGCTAAAGGTAAAGTGTTTAAAACTGGACAAGTTGACGAGTGGATGGATTGTGGTAACAAGGCCGTTACTGTTGAAACGAATGCTAAAATGTTAGGATTTTTGCAAGAAGATGGCGAAGAGCAATTAGTAGATGCATCGGTAACGCTTAACAATTCTAAAATTATAGAACCGTGTTATATTGGTAAAAACGTGGTGTTAACAGATTCAACTGTGGGACCAAATGTATCGATAGGCGAGGCTTGCGTTTTAGAAAATTCGACCGTTAAAAATACTATAATAAGTACGCATTCAACTATTAAAAATGCTAATTTAGATGATGCGATGATTGGTAATTACGTAGAGTTCGATGGTCAGTTTAAAACCATCAGTATCGGTGATTATTCAGTCTTAAAATAA
- a CDS encoding DNA polymerase III subunit, producing MLFKDILGQDHIKNHLTQSVDNGRIPHAQLFVGPEGSGTLPLAIAYAQYILCKNSAGENNTGNDSCNLKFNSFSHPDLHFAFPVTTTSSIKSHPVSSHFLTEWRQLLKEQPYGNLFDWYKMLGVENKQGQIGVDEAQDIVKALSLKAYEGGYKVMIIWMAEKMNVSAANKLLKLIEEPPEKTVFILIAEEEQNIINTIRSRCQVLHFPALAEDVIKTALVKAYELNESVATKIAHQANGNYNKACDLVYHDSEDTQFEDWFVLWVRSAFKAKGNKAAIHDIINWSEEIAKTGRETQKQFLHFCMDFFRQAMLLNYGADDLVYLEPKTAFKLEKFAPFIHNGNILEIYEAIQDAIYHIERNGNSKIVLTDLSIKLTRLLHAKQG from the coding sequence ATGTTATTTAAAGATATTCTAGGTCAAGATCATATTAAAAATCATTTAACACAAAGTGTCGATAATGGTCGTATTCCGCATGCTCAATTATTTGTAGGTCCAGAAGGTTCTGGAACTTTACCCCTAGCTATTGCCTATGCGCAATATATTTTATGTAAAAATAGCGCCGGAGAGAATAACACCGGAAACGACTCTTGTAACCTAAAATTTAACAGCTTTTCGCATCCCGATTTACACTTTGCCTTTCCTGTAACCACAACATCAAGTATAAAATCGCATCCAGTTTCTAGTCATTTTTTAACCGAATGGCGCCAATTATTAAAAGAGCAACCTTACGGAAATCTTTTCGACTGGTACAAAATGCTGGGTGTAGAAAACAAACAAGGACAAATTGGTGTAGACGAAGCCCAAGATATTGTTAAGGCATTGTCTTTAAAAGCCTATGAAGGAGGTTATAAAGTGATGATTATTTGGATGGCCGAAAAAATGAATGTTTCTGCTGCTAATAAATTATTAAAGTTAATAGAAGAACCGCCAGAAAAAACTGTTTTTATATTAATTGCTGAGGAAGAGCAAAACATTATTAATACCATTAGATCGCGTTGCCAGGTTTTACATTTCCCTGCACTTGCCGAAGATGTTATAAAAACAGCACTTGTAAAAGCTTACGAGTTAAATGAATCTGTAGCCACCAAAATAGCACATCAAGCGAACGGGAATTACAATAAAGCTTGCGATTTAGTGTATCACGATTCTGAAGACACCCAGTTTGAAGATTGGTTTGTGCTTTGGGTTCGTAGTGCGTTTAAAGCCAAAGGAAATAAAGCAGCCATTCACGATATTATAAATTGGAGTGAAGAAATTGCGAAAACTGGCCGTGAAACCCAAAAGCAATTTTTACACTTTTGTATGGATTTTTTCCGACAAGCCATGTTACTAAATTATGGTGCTGACGACTTGGTATATTTGGAACCCAAAACAGCTTTTAAACTTGAAAAATTTGCTCCTTTTATTCATAACGGAAATATTTTAGAGATTTACGAAGCAATTCAAGATGCCATTTACCATATAGAACGTAACGGAAATTCTAAAATAGTTTTAACCGATTTATCGATTAAACTAACCCGATTATTACATGCAAAACAAGGCTAA
- the dut gene encoding dUTP diphosphatase produces MTVKIINKSNNALPHYETEASAGMDLRAVTAEAITLKPLERTIVKTGLFIELPVGFEAQVRPRSGLAAKHGITVLNAPGTIDADYRGEIGVILVNLSNEDFTIENGERIAQLVFARHEQAQFVEVETLSETVRGAGGFGSTGKK; encoded by the coding sequence ATGACAGTAAAAATTATAAATAAATCGAATAACGCGTTACCGCATTACGAAACAGAAGCATCGGCAGGTATGGACCTTCGTGCGGTCACCGCAGAAGCCATCACCTTAAAACCTTTAGAGCGCACCATAGTAAAAACGGGATTATTTATAGAATTACCTGTTGGTTTCGAGGCTCAAGTTAGACCAAGAAGTGGCTTGGCGGCAAAACACGGGATTACCGTATTAAATGCTCCAGGAACTATAGATGCAGATTACAGAGGGGAAATTGGCGTAATTTTAGTTAATTTGTCTAATGAAGATTTCACGATAGAAAATGGCGAACGTATTGCACAATTGGTGTTTGCAAGACACGAACAGGCACAATTTGTAGAAGTGGAAACACTTTCGGAAACCGTTAGAGGAGCAGGCGGTTTCGGGAGTACAGGGAAAAAATAG
- a CDS encoding lipopolysaccharide biosynthesis protein, whose protein sequence is MSTFQRLFKQTFIYGLATVLPRMLNFFLIPLYTSPGVLNSVAEYGKVSVIFAWFVIFNVILAYGMETAFFRFFNKEKNQDEVIGTSTISLGISSFAFFGIALLLQDQIALLTDIKVEYIKLVIWILLLDALVILPFAWLRATEKSMTYAIIKIINVSISLGLNLFFLLWLPKLALNHTVFESLYIENYQINYIFIANVVASGVTLLLLLSFYLKVKYQFNADLWKRMMRYAFPVLIAGIAFSVNETFDRILLGKLLPENIADTQIGMYSACYKLALFMTLFATAYRLGIEPFFFSHAKTENPQKSYAKILEFFVTIGSLILLGVIVFADILKVLIIRSEAYWEAMTIVPIILLAYLFLGMYHNLSVWYKITDRTKFGAYISVFGAVVTLVLNFWLIPIISYRGSAIATLAAYGSMVVLSYYFGRKYYPIPYNIKKISAYIFISVLFSILSFYFFRENYVVGIGLLLVYMLIIYKFEKDEILSLLKS, encoded by the coding sequence TTGAGCACCTTTCAACGCCTTTTTAAACAGACATTTATTTACGGTTTAGCTACGGTTTTGCCACGCATGCTTAATTTCTTTTTAATCCCGTTATATACATCGCCTGGAGTCTTAAATTCGGTGGCCGAATATGGTAAAGTAAGCGTTATTTTTGCTTGGTTTGTTATTTTCAATGTTATTTTGGCCTATGGTATGGAAACCGCTTTTTTTAGGTTTTTCAACAAAGAAAAAAATCAGGATGAAGTTATTGGCACGTCTACAATTTCGTTAGGAATTTCGTCGTTTGCATTCTTCGGAATTGCTTTACTTCTTCAAGATCAGATTGCTCTGCTTACAGATATAAAAGTAGAATACATTAAGCTTGTTATTTGGATTTTACTCCTCGATGCTTTGGTTATTTTACCCTTTGCCTGGTTACGCGCTACCGAAAAATCCATGACTTATGCCATTATTAAAATTATAAATGTATCGATAAGTTTAGGTTTGAATTTATTCTTCCTTTTATGGCTTCCAAAACTTGCTTTAAATCATACAGTGTTTGAAAGTTTGTATATTGAAAATTATCAAATCAATTATATATTTATTGCCAATGTTGTGGCTAGCGGCGTTACTTTGTTGTTGTTATTGTCGTTTTATTTAAAAGTAAAATATCAATTCAATGCCGACCTTTGGAAACGTATGATGCGTTACGCTTTTCCTGTGCTAATTGCCGGAATAGCCTTTTCTGTAAACGAAACGTTCGACCGTATTTTATTAGGTAAATTATTACCCGAAAATATAGCCGATACACAGATTGGTATGTATTCGGCGTGTTACAAATTAGCCTTGTTTATGACGCTTTTTGCGACGGCATATCGATTAGGAATAGAGCCTTTCTTTTTCAGTCATGCGAAAACTGAAAACCCACAAAAAAGTTATGCTAAAATTCTAGAATTCTTCGTGACTATTGGATCTTTAATTTTATTAGGTGTCATTGTATTTGCCGATATTTTAAAAGTTTTAATTATTAGAAGTGAAGCGTATTGGGAAGCCATGACCATAGTACCAATCATCCTTTTGGCGTATCTGTTTTTAGGAATGTATCACAATTTATCGGTATGGTATAAAATTACCGATCGCACGAAATTTGGGGCATATATTTCTGTTTTTGGGGCGGTGGTGACTTTAGTTCTTAATTTTTGGCTAATCCCAATAATCAGTTATAGAGGATCGGCTATTGCTACTTTAGCGGCTTACGGAAGTATGGTAGTCTTGTCGTATTACTTCGGAAGAAAATATTACCCCATTCCGTATAACATCAAAAAAATAAGTGCTTATATTTTTATTTCAGTATTGTTTTCAATCCTATCCTTTTACTTTTTTAGAGAAAATTATGTTGTTGGAATCGGATTACTTTTAGTATATATGCTGATAATTTATAAGTTTGAAAAAGACGAAATATTAAGTTTATTAAAAAGCTAA
- a CDS encoding polysaccharide lyase family 7 protein, which yields MRKKLQNRVHFLVLCVMVLCFNGPAIAQVPSDLMENCKQWKITYPTGEEDKTLCGEPNNEYFYVNDTGDAIVFRTPIRSDNDTTPNSSNIRSELRERVQDGSVDIYWTTEGSHMIYVKQAITHLPINKPQLVATQIHGDKEEGIDDSMVMRLENSHLFLSFNGGKLRDDLTIKTNYALGTVHEVIFLVEDDKHYCYYSEDGKLLEAYNNGKASSYLVKDGDNDYVLDLNYDQSYFKVGNYTQSNAKEEGDDTNDPNNYGEVLVYDFTVQHSEEKVTSVSVSPKTVDLLVGNTQQLTATVSPVFATNINVSYSSSDSAIASVDSNGLVTGLANGTATITVTTEDGGYTDTAKVNVAEAAEGPNLALNKPITGTGVADGENVVSNLVDGNTSTRWSVSGYPQTATIDLGQVYTLGRTEMVCYTDRDYQYTISVSPTEDGTYTEIVDRSANTTPSTETNPNVDTFPDTEGRYVKITVTGAGSYTGTWVSLLEFRIFSSKTLSTGDDDILNPEQVLLWPTPATHTVNISGAKDYHTLSIYDLNGRRIKNQPIVNDAIDISQLQTGLYIFRLIGDNKSINKRVIKK from the coding sequence ATGAGAAAAAAATTACAAAACCGTGTTCACTTTTTAGTGTTATGCGTTATGGTGTTATGTTTTAATGGTCCAGCAATAGCACAAGTACCCTCAGACCTAATGGAGAATTGTAAACAATGGAAAATTACCTATCCAACCGGAGAAGAAGATAAAACCTTATGTGGAGAACCTAATAATGAATACTTCTATGTAAATGATACAGGTGATGCTATTGTGTTTCGCACACCAATACGAAGCGACAATGACACTACGCCGAACTCTAGTAATATACGCTCAGAATTAAGAGAGCGCGTGCAAGATGGTAGTGTAGATATATATTGGACTACAGAAGGTTCGCATATGATTTATGTTAAACAAGCCATTACCCATTTACCAATAAACAAACCTCAATTGGTAGCCACCCAAATTCACGGCGATAAAGAAGAAGGCATAGACGATTCTATGGTAATGCGGTTAGAAAACTCTCACCTATTTTTATCCTTTAATGGAGGAAAACTAAGAGACGATTTAACCATAAAAACAAATTATGCTTTAGGTACTGTACATGAAGTTATTTTTCTAGTAGAAGACGATAAACATTATTGTTATTATTCTGAAGATGGTAAGCTTTTAGAAGCTTATAATAACGGAAAGGCGTCTTCCTATTTAGTAAAAGATGGCGATAACGATTATGTGTTAGATTTAAATTACGATCAATCGTATTTTAAAGTCGGAAACTATACTCAAAGTAATGCTAAAGAAGAAGGCGATGATACTAACGATCCTAATAATTACGGAGAAGTTTTAGTATACGATTTTACAGTACAACACAGCGAAGAAAAAGTAACAAGTGTAAGCGTTTCACCAAAAACCGTAGATCTTTTAGTAGGGAATACTCAGCAGTTAACGGCCACAGTAAGCCCTGTTTTTGCTACAAATATTAATGTAAGCTATAGTAGTAGCGATAGTGCAATAGCAAGCGTAGATTCCAACGGATTAGTTACTGGTCTTGCCAATGGTACGGCAACCATTACGGTTACAACTGAAGATGGTGGTTACACCGATACTGCTAAGGTAAACGTAGCAGAAGCTGCCGAAGGTCCTAATTTAGCCTTAAACAAACCTATTACAGGAACCGGAGTTGCCGATGGCGAAAATGTGGTTTCTAATTTGGTAGATGGAAATACTTCTACACGTTGGTCTGTTTCCGGATACCCACAAACTGCAACTATAGATCTAGGCCAAGTATATACACTTGGAAGAACCGAAATGGTATGTTATACCGATAGAGATTATCAATACACCATATCTGTTTCCCCTACAGAAGACGGAACCTATACAGAGATTGTAGACAGATCGGCAAACACAACACCGAGTACAGAAACAAATCCGAATGTAGATACTTTTCCAGATACCGAAGGACGCTATGTTAAAATTACGGTTACAGGTGCTGGTTCTTACACAGGTACTTGGGTAAGTTTATTAGAGTTCAGAATATTTTCTAGTAAAACCTTATCTACCGGAGATGATGATATTTTAAATCCAGAACAGGTTTTGTTATGGCCTACGCCAGCAACCCATACTGTAAACATTAGCGGAGCTAAAGATTATCATACACTATCTATTTATGATTTAAATGGAAGAAGAATTAAAAATCAACCTATTGTAAACGATGCCATAGACATTTCTCAATTGCAAACAGGTTTATATATTTTTAGACTTATAGGAGATAACAAAAGCATTAATAAACGCGTTATCAAAAAATAA
- a CDS encoding DUF4292 domain-containing protein gives MKHLLRIVFFTFLILTVGCKSAKTLTATESNLKLNTKQLIKENTRQAAHFKTLSSKVKAIYSEGEKSKSVSINLRIEKDKTIWLNGPFSAARLLITPDKVSFYNKLDNTYFEGDYKLLSDFLGTDLDFNKVQNLLLGEALFNLKDSNYVSSIYDDAYLVQPADQRPLFELFYIINPTYFKVVSQQLSQPKEERILEIDYLKYQEVDAQIIPEQIKINAVEARSETIIELEFKSVSLNEKLNFPFKIPSGFEPLELK, from the coding sequence ATGAAACACCTACTTCGTATTGTATTTTTTACATTTTTAATACTAACTGTTGGATGTAAATCGGCTAAAACATTAACTGCTACCGAGTCTAATTTAAAATTAAATACCAAACAATTAATAAAAGAAAACACCCGACAAGCCGCTCATTTTAAAACACTTTCTTCAAAAGTAAAAGCGATATATTCTGAAGGGGAAAAATCGAAATCTGTATCTATAAATTTAAGAATCGAAAAAGATAAAACCATTTGGTTAAACGGTCCGTTTTCTGCGGCACGACTTTTAATTACACCCGATAAAGTGAGTTTTTATAATAAGTTAGATAACACATATTTTGAAGGCGATTATAAATTGTTAAGCGATTTTTTAGGTACCGATTTAGATTTCAATAAGGTTCAGAATCTACTTCTAGGAGAGGCGCTTTTTAATTTAAAAGATTCAAACTATGTGTCTTCTATATACGATGATGCTTATTTAGTACAACCGGCAGACCAAAGGCCCTTATTTGAATTGTTCTATATTATAAATCCTACCTATTTTAAAGTTGTATCTCAGCAACTTTCTCAACCAAAAGAGGAGCGCATTCTAGAAATAGATTACTTAAAATATCAAGAAGTAGATGCCCAGATAATTCCTGAGCAAATAAAAATTAATGCTGTTGAAGCTAGAAGCGAAACTATTATAGAATTGGAGTTCAAATCTGTATCTTTGAACGAAAAATTAAATTTCCCCTTTAAAATTCCGTCAGGTTTTGAACCTTTAGAACTTAAATGA